Genomic window (Aquimarina sp. BL5):
CGACAATCTATATATGCCGAACGGTCTACTTTTACCTTAATCTCATTGATTTTACCTACATTTAAAAACTTCGTTAAATCGTATTTAAACGGAATATATCCATATGGCCTTTTGCCTAAATAATTGCCATTAATCCAAACTTCTGAGTTCGTATATACTCCATCAAACTCTATCCAAGTTATTTTATTTTCAGCTTTTTCGGATAGTGTGAATTCCTTTTTATACCAGCCTATACCACCTGGTAAAAAAGCGGTTGCGCCAGAAGTGTTTTCTTGTGTAAAAGAATGCTCCACACTCCAATCGTGGGGTAACCTTACACCTTTCCAGATTGTATCTTTTTTTTGTCGATCAGTATCTTCTAAATAAAATTTCCAGTCGAAATTAAAATCTTTAGAAATTCTTGCGTCCTCTAGCTGAGTTTTATTACAACTAAATAAAATAATACTTAGTGCTATTAAAAAAATATTGTTTGACTTACACATGAGTTCAGGTTTTAGAAAAATAAAAGATTATTGTTTTATCAATTTATAGGTATGCCATTTCGGTTTATTAGTACTATAAATTTCATCTCTAATGACTTTCAACCGTTTCCAAAGTGCGTCTTCTTTTGGTTTAATGGTAAAGTATTTTTTTATATTTTTCAAATTCCAATCGTGCCAACTTTTACCTATAGCTTTAGCATTTTCTGCCAATAAAAATTCTTTTTTTGCTTCAAAAGTATCTTCGCCTTTATAGTCTCTTAACATTCTAAATTCTATAAAAGTGATGTTTCTTAAACTATCTTGAGTTTTATGGTATTTGTTTACAATTTCAGCAACTTTTTCAGCTTGCTTATATTGCGGTGTGGCTTTATAATCACTTAAATTCACGCCTGTTTTTAGTACTTTACTAGTAAACTCTCCTAAGTTAACATTGTCTATCATCAGCGTATAATTTCCTTCTTTCAATTTATTTATTCTAAGAAATTGATTATTAATAGTCCTATTAATTGGTGCTATTTTATTTGCTTTCGCACTTAAATCATTTTCTATAGGAAAAGGCAATGCACTTTCTAATACTTTAAATTCTAGTTTATTCGTAAAAACAACCTTTGCGTTATAAGCTTCTTCAACTTTTTCCTTTAAAGGATTCACTACGATATTAGAAACATAGGTTGTTGGAGATACTGTTTTCATCATTTCGAAACCCATTATTAAATGACCCAAATCTTGAGGATGTATCCTATCTGGTCCAACAATGGTGAAATCCTTTTCCTTGGCTTGTTCTCGTTTGTTAATTGTTTCCATAAATGAATGAAAATCAACAACTATAGCACCATATTTTTCTCCCATTTTTTTAATATGTTCAGCGCAAAATGCCAAAGCATCGTTTGTACCAAAATCATTATTACGTTCTTGCCTTCCCGTTTGGTCGTAAATTGATGGTGTTATAAAAATGGGTTTTATGCCATTTTCCACTAACCTTTTTGCAATTTCTTCAGTTTTTAGCATATAACTATTTAATGCCTCTTTTCGCTGTTTTAAATTCTTTGCGTCAGGCTTTTCTCTTGAATATAAAAATCGATTTACATCATTCATTCCTGCCATTAAAAAAGCATGAGTTGGTTTTCTATCCAAAATGTCATAATCAAATCTACGCAACATACCACCCGCAACATCACCTGCAATGCCTGCATTAAAATATGCTACTTTTTCGTTTGGAAAACGGGTTGCATTGTAAAGATGAAAAAAGTTATGATAACGTCCATCCTGGGTAATGCTATTGCCAATAAAAACAATTCTATCCCCTTCTTTAAAGGTTGGATTATTTTTATTCTGAGCATTTAACGCAATAGCTATGAACACAAAAAACACTTTTATATAATTTTTTATATCACTCATTTTAATGTTTTAATTTTTATGTTTTTAAATTCGATTCCTTGGCCTTCAGATTGTAAACCGATGTAACCTTCTGTTAACAATTTACCATCTACTTTCTGCTTTGGATCATGCCCTTTAATTACACGCCCACCTATTTGTGGTTTTGTATAACGCAAAACTTCTTTACCATCTACTTTATGGACAACTAAGGAGTCTTTGTAAACAATTAATTCTCCAGAAATCCATTGGTTCCATTTATATGTTTTTGAGCTTGAATTAATGCAATGTCTTGGGTCAATTTTTCCTTCAAAAACAACTTCAGTTCCTGGTGAACACATATTTCCTGTTGGTCTTGGATCGCCTTCTTTTTCTTCTGCTAATAATTGATATTCTACAGAAATGGGCCAATTCTGCTCCTTTAAAATGGTTTGTGGTGCTTGGGAATGAAACATGATACCACTATTTCTAAACGTAAAAACAGGTGCATCGTCTAACCATTGATCTAAAAACTTATAGTCAAATTTTAAAATAAATGAAGAAAAGGGTTTCTCATAAAAGAGGTGCCCAAAACGTTCGCCAAATTTTCCATCTTCATATTCATCATATACAACTTGAATTTTACCATCAGTAACTCTAAACGTATTGG
Coding sequences:
- a CDS encoding DUF1080 domain-containing protein, with amino-acid sequence MKFNIIGVSVLSFLLFACKPSEEKDEWQSLFNGKNLDGWIPKLYHHKVDDNYANTFRVTDGKIQVVYDEYEDGKFGERFGHLFYEKPFSSFILKFDYKFLDQWLDDAPVFTFRNSGIMFHSQAPQTILKEQNWPISVEYQLLAEEKEGDPRPTGNMCSPGTEVVFEGKIDPRHCINSSSKTYKWNQWISGELIVYKDSLVVHKVDGKEVLRYTKPQIGGRVIKGHDPKQKVDGKLLTEGYIGLQSEGQGIEFKNIKIKTLK
- a CDS encoding SGNH/GDSL hydrolase family protein, encoding MSDIKNYIKVFFVFIAIALNAQNKNNPTFKEGDRIVFIGNSITQDGRYHNFFHLYNATRFPNEKVAYFNAGIAGDVAGGMLRRFDYDILDRKPTHAFLMAGMNDVNRFLYSREKPDAKNLKQRKEALNSYMLKTEEIAKRLVENGIKPIFITPSIYDQTGRQERNNDFGTNDALAFCAEHIKKMGEKYGAIVVDFHSFMETINKREQAKEKDFTIVGPDRIHPQDLGHLIMGFEMMKTVSPTTYVSNIVVNPLKEKVEEAYNAKVVFTNKLEFKVLESALPFPIENDLSAKANKIAPINRTINNQFLRINKLKEGNYTLMIDNVNLGEFTSKVLKTGVNLSDYKATPQYKQAEKVAEIVNKYHKTQDSLRNITFIEFRMLRDYKGEDTFEAKKEFLLAENAKAIGKSWHDWNLKNIKKYFTIKPKEDALWKRLKVIRDEIYSTNKPKWHTYKLIKQ